In Methanolobus chelungpuianus, the following proteins share a genomic window:
- a CDS encoding translation initiation factor IF-6, with protein MIRTLNIDESPIIGAFSTCTEDIALVPSGTGDNVCGILEELLGVRAFETLVNGSIVVGSLCRGNSNGLLVASHATVKDSDEIGLPVHYVPSKLNAIGNIVLLNDTAALVHPEMTDRAVEVIAESLKVDVRRGTIGGIRTVGMAGVATNKGLLVHPRATADELALLEELFELPVDIGTSNFGTQMVGSGLIANSKGYVAGSQTSGHELGRIEDALGF; from the coding sequence ATGATACGTACATTGAATATCGATGAGAGCCCCATAATCGGGGCTTTTTCAACCTGCACAGAGGATATCGCACTCGTGCCTTCGGGTACGGGTGATAATGTTTGCGGTATCCTTGAGGAGCTCCTGGGAGTCCGCGCTTTCGAGACACTTGTCAACGGCAGTATTGTAGTAGGCTCCCTCTGCAGGGGTAATTCCAACGGCCTGCTAGTAGCGAGCCACGCTACCGTAAAAGACTCTGATGAGATTGGACTTCCGGTACATTACGTGCCCAGCAAACTTAACGCAATAGGCAATATAGTACTCTTGAACGATACGGCTGCACTGGTACATCCTGAAATGACCGACAGGGCAGTAGAGGTAATTGCAGAATCCCTGAAGGTGGATGTGCGCAGGGGTACGATAGGCGGCATCAGGACCGTGGGAATGGCAGGTGTTGCGACCAACAAAGGCCTGCTCGTGCACCCAAGGGCCACAGCCGATGAACTGGCACTGCTTGAGGAGCTCTTTGAGCTTCCGGTGGACATCGGCACCAGTAACTTCGGTACACAGATGGTGGGCTCCGGCCTGATCGCAAACTCCAAGGGTTATGTTGCAGGCTCGCAGACCTCCGGTCACGAGCTGGGAAGAATAGAGGACGCGCTGGGTTTCTGA
- the rpl18a gene encoding 50S ribosomal protein L18Ae yields the protein MKNFQVKGTFKAGVEWEKFTKKVESQNEKNALDKVYSLFGSKHGIKRNFVKIESIKEA from the coding sequence ATGAAGAATTTCCAGGTCAAAGGTACTTTTAAAGCAGGTGTTGAATGGGAGAAATTCACAAAGAAAGTGGAAAGCCAGAATGAGAAGAACGCTCTTGACAAAGTGTACTCCTTATTCGGAAGCAAACACGGCATTAAGAGAAACTTCGTCAAGATAGAGAGCATAAAAGAGGCATAA
- a CDS encoding 50S ribosomal protein L31e → MADDAIKEQIYTIPLRSVKTAPRWKRSDRAVSVIREYLTKHMKAEPGMVKLDKTINEKVWSRGNGKPPLSIRVRAAKFEDGEVQAELA, encoded by the coding sequence ATGGCAGACGACGCAATTAAAGAACAGATCTATACTATCCCTCTCCGCTCAGTTAAAACAGCACCAAGGTGGAAGAGGTCCGACAGGGCTGTCAGTGTCATAAGGGAATACCTTACAAAGCACATGAAGGCCGAACCCGGAATGGTAAAACTTGACAAGACCATCAATGAGAAGGTCTGGTCACGCGGCAACGGGAAGCCACCTCTCTCCATTCGTGTAAGGGCTGCAAAGTTCGAGGACGGGGAAGTACAGGCGGAACTCGCATAA